In the Silene latifolia isolate original U9 population chromosome 1, ASM4854445v1, whole genome shotgun sequence genome, TGTATTTTGAAATTAGTTCTATGATGTGCAGGGGAAGGTTATATATGTTGTTTTTATCATGTTAAAGAAGTGATTTGCACTCCGTGGCACTAACAGCTTCAGCTACACAGGAGGCCACCAAATGCGGCCATCTTCAACTAGAAGAAACGCACGGTCACCCAAACACTTGATCCCAGCCCAAGTTCCATTCTGCAAGTCCAACCCAAAAATTCGGACTCCATAGACGCTATCATAATGACGGGTCCCTACTTTAGCAATGTAAATACTACCACAAGATTCAACCATAAGGGTATAGCATTGGTCAAGCATGATGAATGGGGTTTGAGGAATGCTAATTAATGGCAAGGACTTCATTCTGAATCTGAACGAGTTTGAACCATCATCTGCAACCTTAATAATGCATAACAGACGATCTTTCCGTGAATACCCCATTGAGCGTAACCACAGTAGACATGGCAGCTGTCACACCTTCAATTTCAATTCTTTCAGAAACCAACTAGAACAACCAGGAACATTCCGTTTTTTGGGATGAAAAAGGCCCGGCCTTGGAAGAACAAGAAAGCATATCAATAATTGTTGATATCATCATCACAATAGGAAGGGGATGATGTCAAAGCAAATCTCATTCAACCCGGACACCCGGTCCTTCATCATGGAAATTTAATGGCGGTAGGTTAATTGATTTCAAGGTGAAGGGGTTCCAAAGAGTAAAAGAGTAGTTATCAGGATCCTCAAGTGCTTTCTTCTCAGAGCAATAACCAGCCGAGATGTGCAGCCTGTATGAACTTGCCTTCCATTTCGGGAATGCTTTTGAGGTAGGATTTGTTGTTAAAGGGTGTCACCCAGCGGCGCTAACTCGTTTTTCATCCGGAAACTATAAACTATACATAACCACAAACTACTATTATTAACGTCCTAACGAAAAAAAGAATTTATTGAAAGAATTTAAGAAagtttataaaatgaaattactcaattttcttgattaattttgagatttttatttctcaaatcaaaatacaattcaatgaggtgaaatatgaaaattaatgAGATATTAATCTAAACACAAATCTATAAGTAATAATGTAaaactaaaaagtctatatatacAATGCGCGGATATAGACTAGTTATACACTATGTAAATAAGTATTTTCTGCAGAAACACAAAATTCAGCATATTTTATATCCATACACAGTAGGGCAACTGGCTGTAAATAATCGGAGCCAGCTCGACGAGCCTTCAAAATCGGAACCATATGTGTACATCTCTCTAACTTAACATTCCCTCTGTCATTAGTTTGCATCACAAAAGAAGCAAGCATAATAATAAAGAACTTACATTGATGATGCTTTAACATTGTATATTTGTATTACATCCATGACTCCTTGATACATTTATGTACATTAGAGAGGTTTTCTAGCTTGTTCACCATGAATTCCCTCTTCCTCAAATGCTTTAACATAACCAGGTTCCGACGAGTTATTTCTATGTAGAGCATTGTTCTTCTGTCCTTGTGGTCTAGGTCCTAAAGCATTCAAATCAATGGTAGCCCCAAATTCCTGTGAAGACTGTACTACAGCATCATAGGCTTTATATGACAGAGTTAATCCCTCGTTTAGTACCCTTAGATACATATCGTATGCTAGCCTTGGCTTGCCATCTTTTGCAAGAGCAAAAATAAGCATCTCGTACGTGATCTCATTTGGCTCGATGTTCATACCTTTCATACGGTGAAACCAGTCGTATGCTTCTCCACCTAACCCATTTCTTGAACATACACTTATAATAGCGTTATAGGTTACGACAGTTGGATTGTTCCCCGTTGAAATCATTTCCTTAATGATATATTCAACTAAGTTGAACTTGCCGAGTCCAACATAAACTGAAGCCATGATCGTGTAAGAATATAAGTTGGCTTCAATGCCAACTTTCCGCATATGTTCCCACACACGAATAGCCTCGTCATACATTTTCCCTTTCTCAAGAGCACTAAGCAATGCTCCATAAGAAACTTGTGTCGGTTTTTCACCTCTCTCGACCATTTTCTTAAATATTTCTATAGCAGCGCTTGTTTCTGAAGCCTTTGAACAGGCTACAAGAACAGCATTCCATTCTCTACTCCTCGGTTTCAAACCTTTGGCTTCCATCTTTTCTAATAAACTTACTCCCCATCTCCAAATTCCTCGTTTCTTTGCGGCACTAAGCAACACATTGAAGTGGGCTACAATGAGCTCATATGACATACTGTTGGGCTTTGGACCGAACTCTAACAGATCCTCATAGACTTCCAAAGCAGCCCACCATTTCTTAACCTTGCCCATCAACCAAATGATATGATTACAAACCGACAAGCTTATATCGGAACGCTGTTCCCTTATTCGATTATACAATTCTTTAACAACCGTATAGTGTTCTTCACGGGTGCAAGCCCAAATAAGGCGCTCATATTCGGAATTCGTTGGTGGAATTCCGGCCTTGTCCATCTCTATCAGTAATTTCAAAACATTGGTGGTAAGGTTTCCATCCTTGACAAGCCATCTTCGCATGACTTGGTAGCACACACGACCAGTGAAATCCTTAAACTTTAAAAATTCGGTTTCCCAATCTTCATCGTCACAGTTATGTAGCTCTCCATTCATAAACTTCTCTCTCATACTAATAAACAATCTTAGAGCTCCATTGCCATCTTCCATTTTCCGATAAGCCAACAAGGCCGTGGAATAGGAAGAAGGGGATAAAGATAGCCCCTTTTGCTCCATATCGTAAAAGAGTTTGAGAGCCTCCTCAGCTCGTCCATCATCTAAATATACACCCATCAAAGTGTTATAGGTCACAACATTAGGAGAAAACCCAGCATCACGCATATCATTCATAACCACTTCGACTTTACCAAATTCTCCGGATTGTTTAACTGCACCTAGCAAACTATTGTATATGAAAAGATTAGGGCCATCAAATTCTTTGTTCTCCTTGTGCTTCTCCTTAAGCCAAGAAACAAGGGCAATTGCAGGCTCCAACTTCTTTTCTCGCCCAAAGGTTCTTATAATGGACGAAAAAACTCGGAGAGGCATTTTACCCTCATTTTTCAAAGCGTTCTCAACATCCTCGACTGATTTAGCAAGCTGCAATTTCCGAGAAACCCCACGGACATCAATTTTTGATGTCTTCTCTCCCTCTAAGTCCCTCTCATCCCTAGTTTCGACTACAATATCATCACTCCTCACATTTTCGCTCAAAGGTAACTCACCCTTCTCCAAATTACCCTCAAGAACCTCCTCCAAGACAATTTCAACTCGCTCCTCACTGTCTCCATCAACATTGCTACCAACATCATCACTCAAAGTAAACTCCCCCTTACGCAAACCATTGAGATCAGTAAGCTCCGAAATATCCCCCACAGTCCCCTCAAACCTCGACACCACCCCTTCTTCACTCCCTTGATCAACATTTTCAATAATTGGATGTTCCTCTAAAGACCACCCTATAGGCAAACACATACCTAAAAACCCTTTACCCCCACCAAACAAAACAGGCTTAATTTCGGAGAAACCGAAAAAACACCCATTACCCAAACTAACACATGAACTCCTATTACAAACACCATTTCTATTCTCCACTATACAACTTATAGAAAACCAAAATTCAATCTTTTTCCTTTTATCTTTTCTTCTAATACACCCAAAAGAAGTAGAATTAAACTGAAAATCAAATTGGGGCAATCTCAAAATCCCCCCTTTTAACGGACAAATGCTTAAAGCTTGCATTTTTGTGGGTGAAAACAATAATTCAATTTCCTAAGTACCCATTTGCTAATTTAAGTAATTATGGTTCAAATTAGCTAAATTATcgaaatataagattaaaataaTAAGGAATAAAGATTAAAGCAAAGAGAACAGGGATGAAATACATACAAAAAGGTGTGAGATTGAAATGGGTAAGCTTCTGGGTTGAGCATTTTAATGGATGACTGAGGAACAGACAGAGAAGCAAACCGAATGAGAGGAAGTCAGGATCAGAAAGATTAGAGTTCTTCTCTTGACTGGCCCAAGCCCATTTTCTATTCTTATATACGGAGAggggtggcaatcgggtcagtccGCCCGCGTCATTTCGGTTAGCTGCCCTTTCGGGTGGTGCCGGGTTCAGATTGGATCGTCATTGGTCGGGTTCACTCGGGTTGGGGGTAAGCTTGCTACCTATAACGGAGTTACACTTAGGTCATGTTCTTTTGGattgaaattgtctgaactgaactgaacttaatggagcttaactaaactgaactgaacttaatagaactgaactgaattgaattgaaatgaactaaaataaaaataataaaaaaataataataataataaaattaataccaataataataaatattataacaatattatttattattcattattattaatatattaatataatataataatctaataatatatatatatatataatagtaatatcataataaatataataataataataataataatatattagtaatataaataataacattatttataataatataatattaaataatacaatatattaattataataaataatataatataaatattcTATTGAGCaaagtcaaagatatccacagcaagtcaacaccttggatgACCCTAGTGACGCACCACGTCGGCTCATGTCACCTGGTCTCGGCCAGCAACTAGCCGATCGGggtacatatccgcgtactcatatccaagaccccggCTACGCccgccatgggtccatcggccgagggtagatcggtctttccacctgctagccacttggccacttggccactacgtgacaaaaggtgaaagtctataaatactcctcaaccctcattgaagaaaggatccgaaatataacctaaacatctcataatctggtaatatcttccttatctctctacaatatatactttgccaagtaacacacaacttaatccctttaagtttactgacttgagcgtcggagtgagttcgctcggtacaaagccgagccctcagtttgttcattgtttcaggagagaccgaaaggaggatttaatcaaagacgtcattctacaagccacgagtggtaactaataactgcttcggaattacacccggaacaattggcgccgtctgtgggaaaagatactagaagctagtcacattcattcctaaacaaaaaaaaaaacaaaacaaaacccacccaacaagctaagaagatgtcgaaacaaccagagatGGTGCTTGTGGAaactgaattctaccaagatgacacattccacaactctgaaatcggacagtcccccaccggccgtatcactgatacgacgaacgggatgccaaaggaacaagatacaccgctgcccgccgaccaagtcaccatcatgggacatgtggttgatgcagctaaattaaagctactcctggacctaatgggtagcacgccgactcacactgtcacaacgacaagagcggcggcacccccacaggagaccagggcccaaaatgtgactccgagaaacttgaacggagcattggaggaagctgaccatgtcaagacgccgggggaacccagagtgccagtggcagactgagtccttcccgcactcgcgggaagACATTGTCGCCGCGGCACCAACGAGGcctgccccagaggagtgaaagaagtccgactcaccagagtcggagaagaagtccgactcaccagagtcggagaagaagcccgactcaccagagtcggagaagaagcccttcccgccacagggagagaagccggactaaggatgcgaggagccgatcgctgcgtgtcattcgaca is a window encoding:
- the LOC141601956 gene encoding uncharacterized protein LOC141601956 → MQALSICPLKGGILRLPQFDFQFNSTSFGCIRRKDKRKKIEFWFSISCIVENRNGVCNRSSCVSLGNGCFFGFSEIKPVLFGGGKGFLGMCLPIGWSLEEHPIIENVDQGSEEGVVSRFEGTVGDISELTDLNGLRKGEFTLSDDVGSNVDGDSEERVEIVLEEVLEGNLEKGELPLSENVRSDDIVVETRDERDLEGEKTSKIDVRGVSRKLQLAKSVEDVENALKNEGKMPLRVFSSIIRTFGREKKLEPAIALVSWLKEKHKENKEFDGPNLFIYNSLLGAVKQSGEFGKVEVVMNDMRDAGFSPNVVTYNTLMGVYLDDGRAEEALKLFYDMEQKGLSLSPSSYSTALLAYRKMEDGNGALRLFISMREKFMNGELHNCDDEDWETEFLKFKDFTGRVCYQVMRRWLVKDGNLTTNVLKLLIEMDKAGIPPTNSEYERLIWACTREEHYTVVKELYNRIREQRSDISLSVCNHIIWLMGKVKKWWAALEVYEDLLEFGPKPNSMSYELIVAHFNVLLSAAKKRGIWRWGVSLLEKMEAKGLKPRSREWNAVLVACSKASETSAAIEIFKKMVERGEKPTQVSYGALLSALEKGKMYDEAIRVWEHMRKVGIEANLYSYTIMASVYVGLGKFNLVEYIIKEMISTGNNPTVVTYNAIISVCSRNGLGGEAYDWFHRMKGMNIEPNEITYEMLIFALAKDGKPRLAYDMYLRVLNEGLTLSYKAYDAVVQSSQEFGATIDLNALGPRPQGQKNNALHRNNSSEPGYVKAFEEEGIHGEQARKPL